The following proteins come from a genomic window of Puniceicoccaceae bacterium:
- the tsaE gene encoding tRNA (adenosine(37)-N6)-threonylcarbamoyltransferase complex ATPase subunit type 1 TsaE has protein sequence MNIFDQLQKGVNCATEADTLELGRLIVRELPANQVLALKGDLGAGKTTLTKGIARGLGIDPATVTSPTFNLYSIHRGKRQLVHLDGYRLSSRDAAEALLIDEFLEDPWLVVVEWPERGLADWMLPFTRTLQLTRNTETHGLHIRCEP, from the coding sequence ATGAACATTTTTGATCAACTTCAAAAGGGAGTGAATTGCGCGACGGAAGCCGATACCCTTGAACTGGGACGATTGATCGTACGCGAACTACCTGCAAATCAGGTTTTGGCCCTCAAGGGGGATCTTGGCGCGGGAAAGACGACCTTGACGAAGGGCATTGCGAGGGGACTGGGCATTGACCCGGCAACGGTCACGAGTCCGACCTTCAACCTCTACAGCATTCACAGGGGCAAGCGACAACTGGTGCACCTGGATGGCTATCGCCTATCCTCCCGGGATGCTGCTGAGGCCCTGCTCATTGACGAGTTTCTCGAGGACCCGTGGCTGGTGGTTGTGGAATGGCCAGAGCGCGGCTTGGCGGACTGGATGTTGCCATTCACGCGAACCCTGCAGTTAACCCGCAATACCGAGACACACGGACTCCACATTCGCTGTGAGCCGTAG